GGCGACAACCTCAACCGCCTCGAAGAAATGGTGGAGGAGGAGCGCAGCAAGGCTGCCGGCCGTGCTCGCGTTGCCCGCGACAGCGTCGACATGAGCGGCACCGTCATCAAGGAAGCCGAGCAAAAGGCCCTCGCCGACATGGCGCTCGCCGACTTCGCCGCCTCGGAAGGCATCGCGCTGGAGCCGAAGCAAGGCACCGGCAACTCCGAGACCCCGCCACAGCAGGGCACCATGGGCCCGGTCAGCCAGTAATTTCAGACCGGCACCCTACGACTTCATGGACCCGCAACTTCCCTCGCGCTACCGCGCCCAGCAGTGGTATTCCGCGCCCCGCCTCTGGGAGAAAATTTCACGCTACGCACTGGTCGCCGGTCGCAAGACCGTCCTCACCGCAATCACGCTCTATCACTGCCTGAAAGACAAGGACACGCCTGCTTGGGCAAAGGGCGTGATCATGGGCGCATTGGGCTATCTGGTGCTCCCTGCGGACATGGTTCCGGACATCATCCCGGGCGCAGGCTACGGCGATGATTGGGCAGCGCTCGTCACTGCACTCGCGACCGTGGCCACCTATGTGAAGGACATTCACAAGGTGAAAGCCGCCGCCCAGACCGAGAAGATCTTCGGCCTGAAGGGCCACTGAGCGTGTCATTTCCGAGAGTTTGGCAGGTAGACGGAGTTCAATTGGAGATGCTCCGCTTCGCCGCTTTCGCTTTCCTCTCACTGCTCCCCACACTTCCGGCAGCAGAACGCCCGAATGTCATCGTCATCCTTGCCGATGACATGGGCTTCTCCGATCTCGGTTGCTACGGCAGCGAGATCAACACGCCGAACCTGGATGCGCTGGCCGCAGGCGGAATGCGCTTTTCGCAATTCTACAATTCCGCCCGCTGCTGCCCGACACGCGCCTCCCTGATGACCGGCCTGCATCCGCACCAGACCGGCATCGGACACATGACGGAGGAGCCGGGAGAGAAGATCCCGACGGACCGTCCGCCCGCCTATCAGGCCTATCTGAATCGCAGCAGCGTGACGATCGCGGAGGTGCTGAAGGACACCGGCTACGCCACGCTGATGGCCGGAAAGTGGCACCTGGGCGAAAGCCAGCACGACCGCCTGCCGCTGCAGCGGGGCTTCGATAAATTCTACGGCTGTTACTCCGGCGCGACCCTCTATTTCACCCCGAAGGATCCGCGCGGCATCAGCATGGGAAACGAGCCGGACAAGGAGCTGAAAAGCACCACCGAGCGCCCCTACTACACCACGGATGCCTTCACCGATCACGCGATCCGCTTCATCGGCCAAGAGAATACTTCCGATCCGGAGAAGCCTTTCTTCCTCTACCTCGCCTACACCGCACCGCACTGGCCGATCCAAGCGCACGAAGAAGACATCGCGAAGTATCGCGGCAAGTACAAGGGCGGCTGGGACAAGCTCCGCCAAAGCCGCTACGAGAAACAGATCCGCCTCGGCCTCATCGATCCGAAATGGAAGCTCTCCCCTCGCGATGAACGCGTGCCGGCATGGGATAGCCTCGAACCCGCCAAGCAGGATGAGATGGACCTGCGCATGGCCATCTATGCGGCCATGGTGGATCGCCTCGATCAGAACGTCGGCAAGCTGGTAAGCTTCCTCAAGGAGAAGCAGCTCTTCGACAATACGCTCATCATGTTCCTCGCCGACAACGGTGCCTGCGCGGAAAACGGCATCCTCGGCAACCTCGACGTGAAGGACGTGGCCGCACGAAATTCCGTGTGGAATATTTCCTACGGCACCGCATGGGCGAATGCCTCCAGCACCCCTTTCCGCCTCTACAAACACTTCGCCCACGAAGGCGGCAGCGCGACACCCTTCTTCGCGAGCTGGCCGGCAGGCATCAAGAAGCGTGAAGGATGGTTCCAGCAGCCCGGCCAGATCATCGACATCATGCCGACTCTCGTGGAACTAAGCGGCGCGAAGTATCCCCGGGAGCGTGACGGGAAAGCCATCACGCCCATGCAAGGGATCTCCTTGGTTGCAGCTCTCAAGGGCGGCGACATCAACCGCGGCAAACCGCTCTTTATGGAACACGAAGGCAACGGCTTCCTGCGCGATGGCGATTGGAAGCTCGTGGGACGCGGCGTGGCTCCAGCGGATGGCGTGAAGCCGGACCGTTGGCAGCTTTACAACGTCAAGGAGGACCGCACCGAACTGAACAACCTCGCAAAGGACATGCCGGATAAAGTCGCCGAACTCTCCAAGCAATGGTCCGGGTGGGCCAAGTCTGCCTCAGTCTATCCAAAGCCGGGCGGAGCAGCGGAGTAGTCACGGAATCGACAACACCGCCCCCTGATCGGCACCGCCCACCATCGCCGCATAGCGGCCAAGATAGCCGCTTCTCGCCTTCGGCTGAGGTGCTGTCCATCGCGCACGTCGCGCTGCAATCTCCTCTTCTGGCACTAGAAGATGGATGCTGCGTTGTGGAATATCGATCGCGATGAGATCACCGGGTTCCACCAGGGCGATAGGACCGCCTGCTGCTGCCTCCGGGCACACGTGTCCGATCGCACCGCCGCGGGTGGCACCGGAAAAACGTCCGTCCGTGATCAAGGCCACGGATTCCGAAAGCCCGCGCCCGGCGATCGCTGAAGTAGGGGCCAGCATCTCGGGCATGCCGGGACCGCCTTTCGGGCCTTCGTATCGGATCACCACCACGTCCCCGGCCTTCACCTGGCCGGTAAGGATGCCGGTGGTGGCTTCCTCGCCGGACTCGAACACCACCGCGGGCCCGGTGAATTTCATCATCGCCGGACTCACCCCGGCGGATTTCACCACGCATCCACCGGGTGCGATGTTCCCATGGAGAACCGAGAGCCCGCCTCTTGTGGAATAAGCTCTTTCCACCGGCCGGATCACTTCGCGGTCCTTCACCTCTGCCACCGAAAGCGTCTCTCCAATCGTGAGGCCGCTTGCGGTCAAAGCATCCAGGTGAAGGACTCCCGGAATTTCCGCGAGGGTCTTCAGAATCGCAAAGATGCCCCCTGCCCGATCGATGTCCTCCATATAATGCTTTCCCGAAGGCGCCACCTTGCACAGATGCGGCACACGCTCGGCCATCTCGTTAAAATCCTCCATTCCAAGAGGGACTCCGGCTTCACGCGCCACGGCAATCGTGTGCAGGATCGTGTTCGAGGATCCGCCCATCGCCATATCCAAGGCGATGGCATTCTGAAAGGCCTCCCGCGTCAGCAGGTCGGAGGGCTTCACGCCATCGCGCACCAGGCGGATGATGGTTCTGCCGGCCCGCTCAAACAAAGCATCGCGCGCCGGATCCGTGGCGAGGATCGAGCCATTGCCAGGCAACGCGAGTCCCAGGGCTTCGCAAAGGCAGTTCATCGAATTCGCCGTGAACATCCCGGAGCAGGAACCGCAGGTGGGGCAGGCATTCTTTTCAATCGTACCGAGTTGTTCCTCGGTAATCGCATTCGCCGAAAGCTTGCCCACCGCCTCGAACACCGAAGCAAGGTCCAGCGACTCACCCGTCACCGGATTCCTGCCGGACTGCATCGGCCCGCCCGAAACGAAAACGGTGGGAATATTCACCCGCGCGGCACCCATCATCATGCCGGGCACGATCTTGTCGCAGTTCGGGATGCACACCACGCCGTCGAAGCAATGGGCCCGCAACATCGTCTCAATGCTATCCGCAATAATTTCACGCGAGGCCAGAGAGTAGCGCATCCCTCCATGCCCCATCGCGATTCCATCGTCCACGCCGATGCAATTGAACTCAAAGGGCACACCTCCCGTAGCGCGGATGGCTTCGCGCACTTTCCGGCCCACCACGTCCAGATGGGCATGGCCGGGGATGATCTGGACGAAGGAATTCGCCACCGCGATGAAGGGTTTCTCCCAATCCTCTTCGGACCGGATCGCACCGGTCGCACGCAGCAGGCTGCGATGCGGCGCGCGGATCGCACCCTTCTTGATCATGTCGCTGATTGCCATGACGGGAGGATCCAAGTATCCCGATATATTGGAATGACTCCTTTGGTCGCTATGTGATACTATTTCGGTATGGATTGTTCGTTCCGGGAATTGGAGTGCTTCCTCGCCGTGGCCGAGGAGTTGTCGTTCACCCGTGCGGCAAAACGCCTGAACCTCGCGCAGCCGCCCTTGTCCCGCCACATCCGGACCTTGGAGGATAAAATCGGCGCGCGCCTCTTCATCCGCGAGCCACGGGGCGTTTCGCTCACCGCGGCGGGCGACCGCTTCTACGAGGAAACGCGGACCATCCCCGGGAAGCTGTCGCAGGCCGGAGAAGCCGCGAAGCGCACCGCGGCGGGCGAAATTTCGCGCCTGCGGATCGGCTTCGTCAGTGCCGTCATGAGCGATGGCCTGCTCTCCGTGCTCAAGCGCTTCCGCGCATCGGCTCCCGGAGTGCAGATTCTTCTGCAAGACATGCCACCGAACGAGCAGATCCGCGCGATCATGGAAGGGAAGCTCGATGGAGGCTTCGTGGGCATCGAGGAACCGCGAGAACTCGGAGGCATCGAGATCATGCCTTGGCTTCGCGAGCCGCTGCAGTGCTTCGTCCCGTCCGACCACCCTCTTGCACAACGAAGCCGCATTTCCCTGAAGGACCTCTCTGCCGAACCATTCGTGGCCGTGGCACACGAAGCCGCGCCCTCCTTCTCGAATCTGGTCAGGCGACTATGCGGCGATGTGGGCTTCCGACCACGCGTCGTTTTGGAATCCCATCGCGCGCAAGCGGTAGTCGTGATGGTGGCCGCAGGATCCGGGATCGCGATCTTGCCCTCCGCCTTGGAACGCGTCGCCGGAAGCGGGGTAAAGGCGATCCCTTTCAAGGAGCGCCTCACGATCACGCATCACTTCGCCCGGAGATCAGGCAAGGCCGAAGGCCCGATGCGGGACTTCGGCCATGCCTTGAAAAATTCGACTCGCTAGAAGCCTCAGTTATTCGCGGCCTCCGGATTCGATTGCAGGTAGGAGTCCACGTCCGCGGTCACCACCAGTTTGCCATGCATGATGGCCCAGTGACCCGGGAAGGTGCAGACGAATTCATAGACACCTTCCTTTTGCGGGGCCGTGATGCTGATCGTTTCCTTCTGGCCGGCCTCAATCAGCTTGGTGGCGGCAATGACCCGCGAGTCCTTGTCCGGCACGTAAGCACGGCCCTTGCTGTCCAGCTTGTCGGGCGCTTGGGCCTGCACCGATTCGGCCACGGCTTGATAGGATCCCGGCTGAACGATCACCAGGTTGTGCGGCATGTTATCCGGATTCTCGAAGATGATCTGGAAGGGCTTGCCCGCCTCCACCACCATGCGCGTGGTGTCGAAGCGCAGTTGTTCGCGCACCGCTTTCACCACGTAAACATTCACGCGCAGGTCCTTCAGCACCTTCCGCGCAATGTTTGCACGATCCGGATTCATCAGTGAGGTGAGATCGTTCGCAACTTGGACCACTTGGATGTAGTCCTGCGAGTTGCGATCTTCGACAGGTACCTTCTTCGCCCAATTCACAAGGCCACCGGCGGCACCATCCGCCAAATCCTTCGACCACGAGGCACGCGGGAGCTGGGAAATCGCCGAGGCAGCAGCAACCACTTGCTGGTCCTTTCTGATCAGCTCAGCAAGGGCAGCAAAGACCTTTTCCGGCTCCTTGCCCAGGCTCACCAAGGCGTGGATGGTTGCGCGGCGGATGCCACCCGCGGGATCGCTCGGAGGCACGTCGATCTTGCTGGAAAGCTTCGGGGCGGGATTGCCTGCCTTCGTGAACAGCTCTTTCCGCTCGGAATCGAGCACCGTGAGGGTGAAGCCATCGAGACGTTCTTCGTAGCCCGCACGGTTGAAGACCGACACGCTGGACACCGCCTGGCCGCTCTTCAAATCGACTTCCCACCACGGATGGTCCTCGCCTTCCTCACTGTGGGTCTGGGTTCCGGAATTGTACTCGGGATCGGTTCCGCCATCGATCGCGTTCTGTGCCCGGCCATCATGGTCGGTGGAGGATTGCCTTGCAGATCCCTTGAGCGCGACGTTCTCCCCATTGGCCATCACCTGCACTTCGGCCAGGGTCAGCGTTCCAGTGCGCGGAAGCTCGATGCGTACATAACGGGCATCTCCGGTCTTCTGCTTTGCGAGACCCGCCGCAATTTCCGGAGGCAGCGAGGAAAGCAGCGGCATCACCTTGTCGAAGGCGGTGCCACGGATGGCCTGATCGCTCACAAGAGGCAAGGCACTAAGGAAGTCCGTCAGCGCACCCGGCGACTTCACAGCCGCACTCCAAGCCGGATCAATGCCGCCATCGGTAACGATCAAGGCAGCCAAGGCAGCCTGGCGGACCTTGTCCACATTCTGGCGATCAACGAGCTTCTCCAACGCCGACCGCGAATTCTTCAGGTCAGCTGCCGGCTGGGCCAAAAGCATGCGGCACAAGTCGGCAGTGGCACTACCGCCGTTCTTCGCCAAGGGAGCAAGCGTCGCGAGCAGCGCTTCGATCTGGGAGCTGCCTTTCAGCTTGGCCAGCTCCACCAGCGCTTCCGCACGCTGCGTCTCCGGCACATCGGGACGGGTCAGCATCGCCGTCAGCGTGACGGGCGACTTCGGCAGCTTCGCCAGGTCGGCGCTGCTCACGGAGCCCATCACATACTCGATGCCTTCCGGATTATCGGCGGCAAGAGCTTTGCCATCGGAGATCGCCTGCTTCCACCACGGTGTGAGCTGGCGCATCGTTTCCTTGAGACAATAGGTGATGTAATAATCCTGCGGATGCTTCAGCGCGGTGAGCGCGGCATCGGCTGCTTCCCATTGACGGAAATAGCTGGCCACCCGGATCGCCTCCAGGCGCACGCGCGGAGCTTCGTCATCGGCGGCGACCTTCAGCAGCGCAAGGGCCTCCGGCACGCGATCCCGCCAATAGCCCATCACGCGAACTCCCTGGGCTCGGGCACGAGGATCCGGAGACTTCAGCACGCGGTTCAGCAAATCGAGATCCACCACGTTATGCCACTGATGAACCCAGAGGGCTTCCAGCATGTGGTGCTCGAAGGCGGGGTCCTTCGAATCGAGCGTGGTGATCCATGCCTTCACGCCGCGGATCACTTCCTTCGAGTCACGGTTGCCAAGCTCGATCTTCGCGCGCATCCGCACATCGTTCTCAGGCTCCTTGAGCAGCTCAAGCAGGGCAGCCACCGGCTCGCCGTAGACCTTCTTCGGCGTCAACAGCGGACGACCCTCATAGGTGATGCGATATAGGCGGCCGTGCTGGTGGTCGCGATTCGGGTCGCGCAGGTGGTGCTGCAAGTGACCGATCAACATCTGCGACCAGTCCATGAAGTAGAGCGAACCGTCCGGTGCCACGGTGATGCCGGAGGGACGGAAGTTCGGGTTCTTCTCAATGTCCGTCGCGAGCAGATGCTCGAGCGTCTCGCCCTTGATGCCGGATCCTTCCTCTGTCAGCTTCGCACGGAAGATGCCTTGGATACTGATCACATTCGTGTTCAGGAAAAGGCCCTGCCAATCGTCCGGGAAATGGCGGCTGCTCAGAATCGCGGTTCCCGGGCAGGGACGCGAAGGACGATTCCAGAAGCGCTGCATGCCGGGGTGCGCTCCGGAATCCAGATGACCGCTCATCGCCGGACCGAAATAGTTGTCGTTGCCCGTGGCGTCCGTGATCAGGTCATTGCCCCAATAGTCGAATACGCGGCCGTGCGGGTTTGCAAAGCCATAGGGCGCGTGACGCATGAACTTCCCGGTATTGGGCTCGTAGCGATAGATCGCACCGTCCTGGTTGCGGATCGGGCCGTTGAAGGTCTCCACGTTGCTGCGATGGAAAATGCCATCGCTGAGATAGACCGCGCCTCCCGGCTCGAGGCACATGGAGTTGGTCTCATGGTGGGAGTCCGCAGCGTCGAGGCCATGGAGC
This portion of the Luteolibacter luteus genome encodes:
- a CDS encoding YkvA family protein; translation: MDPQLPSRYRAQQWYSAPRLWEKISRYALVAGRKTVLTAITLYHCLKDKDTPAWAKGVIMGALGYLVLPADMVPDIIPGAGYGDDWAALVTALATVATYVKDIHKVKAAAQTEKIFGLKGH
- a CDS encoding arylsulfatase; this encodes MLRFAAFAFLSLLPTLPAAERPNVIVILADDMGFSDLGCYGSEINTPNLDALAAGGMRFSQFYNSARCCPTRASLMTGLHPHQTGIGHMTEEPGEKIPTDRPPAYQAYLNRSSVTIAEVLKDTGYATLMAGKWHLGESQHDRLPLQRGFDKFYGCYSGATLYFTPKDPRGISMGNEPDKELKSTTERPYYTTDAFTDHAIRFIGQENTSDPEKPFFLYLAYTAPHWPIQAHEEDIAKYRGKYKGGWDKLRQSRYEKQIRLGLIDPKWKLSPRDERVPAWDSLEPAKQDEMDLRMAIYAAMVDRLDQNVGKLVSFLKEKQLFDNTLIMFLADNGACAENGILGNLDVKDVAARNSVWNISYGTAWANASSTPFRLYKHFAHEGGSATPFFASWPAGIKKREGWFQQPGQIIDIMPTLVELSGAKYPRERDGKAITPMQGISLVAALKGGDINRGKPLFMEHEGNGFLRDGDWKLVGRGVAPADGVKPDRWQLYNVKEDRTELNNLAKDMPDKVAELSKQWSGWAKSASVYPKPGGAAE
- the ilvD gene encoding dihydroxy-acid dehydratase — translated: MAISDMIKKGAIRAPHRSLLRATGAIRSEEDWEKPFIAVANSFVQIIPGHAHLDVVGRKVREAIRATGGVPFEFNCIGVDDGIAMGHGGMRYSLASREIIADSIETMLRAHCFDGVVCIPNCDKIVPGMMMGAARVNIPTVFVSGGPMQSGRNPVTGESLDLASVFEAVGKLSANAITEEQLGTIEKNACPTCGSCSGMFTANSMNCLCEALGLALPGNGSILATDPARDALFERAGRTIIRLVRDGVKPSDLLTREAFQNAIALDMAMGGSSNTILHTIAVAREAGVPLGMEDFNEMAERVPHLCKVAPSGKHYMEDIDRAGGIFAILKTLAEIPGVLHLDALTASGLTIGETLSVAEVKDREVIRPVERAYSTRGGLSVLHGNIAPGGCVVKSAGVSPAMMKFTGPAVVFESGEEATTGILTGQVKAGDVVVIRYEGPKGGPGMPEMLAPTSAIAGRGLSESVALITDGRFSGATRGGAIGHVCPEAAAGGPIALVEPGDLIAIDIPQRSIHLLVPEEEIAARRARWTAPQPKARSGYLGRYAAMVGGADQGAVLSIP
- a CDS encoding LysR substrate-binding domain-containing protein gives rise to the protein MDCSFRELECFLAVAEELSFTRAAKRLNLAQPPLSRHIRTLEDKIGARLFIREPRGVSLTAAGDRFYEETRTIPGKLSQAGEAAKRTAAGEISRLRIGFVSAVMSDGLLSVLKRFRASAPGVQILLQDMPPNEQIRAIMEGKLDGGFVGIEEPRELGGIEIMPWLREPLQCFVPSDHPLAQRSRISLKDLSAEPFVAVAHEAAPSFSNLVRRLCGDVGFRPRVVLESHRAQAVVVMVAAGSGIAILPSALERVAGSGVKAIPFKERLTITHHFARRSGKAEGPMRDFGHALKNSTR
- a CDS encoding DUF7133 domain-containing protein, with amino-acid sequence MSFFSRSIPLGLASVSVVCVGTAYAAEPLVQLKKGDNIAIVGSGLADRQQHHAWLETFIHRAYPDLNLTVRNFGFAADEVNVRPRSADVPPLEYFLSMKKGDYVVPGKPKVIYKAGTDFGANVIFAYWGFNESFRGPEGLEKFKADLGSYLDSQKAANYSGQGAPQLVLFSPIAQEDLKNPDFSDGADNNANLELYTKAMAEVAKAKGVPFVDLYTPSKDLYSKAGSPLTINGIHLTEEGDRQLAPVQFQALFGKEAPALDDPLIGKVREAVLDKNNEWHHRYRTVDQYNIYGDRSRIAYEGVTNASTLGEEMAQRDVKTANRDKRVWAIAKGGDLKVADDNLPKVNLVPPNRKDEVPYMDPEEAIKHLKTPPGLKIELIASEKTVPELINPVQMNFDTKGRLWIAAWPAYPETSPTTTNFDKLLVLDLDPKTGKVAKTTVFADGLNCPTGFQFYKDGVLLMQSPDLWFLRDSDGDGKADQKERVLHGLDAADSHHETNSMCLEPGGAVYLSDGIFHRSNVETFNGPIRNQDGAIYRYEPNTGKFMRHAPYGFANPHGRVFDYWGNDLITDATGNDNYFGPAMSGHLDSGAHPGMQRFWNRPSRPCPGTAILSSRHFPDDWQGLFLNTNVISIQGIFRAKLTEEGSGIKGETLEHLLATDIEKNPNFRPSGITVAPDGSLYFMDWSQMLIGHLQHHLRDPNRDHQHGRLYRITYEGRPLLTPKKVYGEPVAALLELLKEPENDVRMRAKIELGNRDSKEVIRGVKAWITTLDSKDPAFEHHMLEALWVHQWHNVVDLDLLNRVLKSPDPRARAQGVRVMGYWRDRVPEALALLKVAADDEAPRVRLEAIRVASYFRQWEAADAALTALKHPQDYYITYCLKETMRQLTPWWKQAISDGKALAADNPEGIEYVMGSVSSADLAKLPKSPVTLTAMLTRPDVPETQRAEALVELAKLKGSSQIEALLATLAPLAKNGGSATADLCRMLLAQPAADLKNSRSALEKLVDRQNVDKVRQAALAALIVTDGGIDPAWSAAVKSPGALTDFLSALPLVSDQAIRGTAFDKVMPLLSSLPPEIAAGLAKQKTGDARYVRIELPRTGTLTLAEVQVMANGENVALKGSARQSSTDHDGRAQNAIDGGTDPEYNSGTQTHSEEGEDHPWWEVDLKSGQAVSSVSVFNRAGYEERLDGFTLTVLDSERKELFTKAGNPAPKLSSKIDVPPSDPAGGIRRATIHALVSLGKEPEKVFAALAELIRKDQQVVAAASAISQLPRASWSKDLADGAAGGLVNWAKKVPVEDRNSQDYIQVVQVANDLTSLMNPDRANIARKVLKDLRVNVYVVKAVREQLRFDTTRMVVEAGKPFQIIFENPDNMPHNLVIVQPGSYQAVAESVQAQAPDKLDSKGRAYVPDKDSRVIAATKLIEAGQKETISITAPQKEGVYEFVCTFPGHWAIMHGKLVVTADVDSYLQSNPEAANN